One Eleginops maclovinus isolate JMC-PN-2008 ecotype Puerto Natales chromosome 22, JC_Emac_rtc_rv5, whole genome shotgun sequence DNA segment encodes these proteins:
- the vit gene encoding vitrin isoform X1, with product MIRASLTGICLALLLSCACWAKPNGSKNKKPKQVVPDIECDVRAGKINLPEFIAKCPAHCKETKQQVYGTGVFASISSICNAAIHSGVLPNTGGKVIVRKMAGQNQYKGSNSHGVRSLSLPKWRESFVVSVGKPKKGVIYPSTLDYVPSRPTYVKTSQKEAKSPAVTTVLPTKTAPEPTTTTTPEPTTTTTTTTTTLAPTTTPPPPTTTKPRAAVHKVRDAGSSHPYLASVATAGSRQSQNGQGKIPSQVFRGAAYPNRFPQRTSAGLRRPEAGSAIRRPPSSPVAPAFNRVQPATPERTPTMSQSNPAFPRRDWAPPSFPRPDWFPGARRPADVSYAAPDSGYTWSETDTPEITARDHRPDISEYERWFYNFGPYLPRIPDSDGNRKVPLDTTHTRVEPVDAWKPDANPYESGFNVREQEPVPRAPEPVSQGDPDCKVDLVFLMDGSWSIGKRRFKIQKDFLSEVAQTINVGVAGPMMGLIQYGDDPVTEISLKSYSNSREVKSAIEKIAQKGGLSNVGKALSYINKHFFSDANGNRGGAPNVAVVLVDGWPTDKVEEASRLARESGINIFFVTIEGADDNEKQNLVETNFVDKAVCRTNGFYSLPVSSWFALRKAVQPLVKRVCDTDRLLCSKTCLNANDIAFVIDGSSSVGTGNFRTVLQFVANITREFEISDTDTRVGAVQYTYEQRLEFGFGQYNNKAELLNAIKRVNYWSGGTSTGAAITYAAEQLFSKSKPNKRKIMIVITDGRSYDDVRAPSLAVHRQGVIAYSIGIAWAAHDELEYIATDPDKEHSFFVDEFDNLYKFVPKIIHNICQEFNSQPRN from the exons ATGATCAGAGCATCCCTCACTGGCATCTGCCTCG CGCTCCTCCTGTCCTGTGCTTGCTGGGCCAAGCCTAACGGATCAAAGAACAAGAAGCCAAAGCAAG TTGTTCCAGACATTGAGTGTGATGTAAGAGCAGGAAAGATCAATCTCCCAGAGTTCATAGCCAAATGCCCTGCACACTGTAAGGAGACAAAGCAGCAAGTCTATGGGACTGGCGTGTTCGCCTCCATCTCCAGCATCTGCAATGCAGCCATCCACAG TGGCGTCCTACCTAACACAGGAGGAAAGGTGATAGTGAGGAAGATGGCCGGGCAGAACCAATACAAGGGCAGCAACTCCCATGGGGTGCGCTCTCTGTCTCTACCGAAGTGGAGGGAGTCGTTCGTTGTCTCAG TTGGGAAGCCCAAGAAAGGAGTGATCTACCCATCTACTCTGGACTACGTCCCCTCAAGACCAACCTACGTGAAAACAA GTCAAAAAGAGGCCAAATCCCCTGCTGTTACCACAGTGCTTCCTACAAAAACAGCACCTGAACCcacaacaactacaacacctgaacccaccaccaccaccaccaccaccaccactactcTGGCTCCCACAACTACGCCTCCACCACCCACTACTACCAAGCCTCGGGCTGCTGTCCATAAAGTCAGAGATGCAG GCAGCAGTCACCCATACCTTGCCTCTGTGGCAACCGCAGGTTCAA GACAGTCACAGAATGGTCAAGGAAAGATTCCCAGTCAAG TATTCAGAGGAGCTGCCTATCCCAATAGATTCCCACAACGTACCAGTGCAG GTCTGCGCAGACCAGAAGCAGGTTCAGCTATCAGGAGACCACCATCCTCTCCAGTTGCACCAG CTTTTAACAGGGTTCAGCCGGCTACACCCGAGCGGACTCCAACCATGAGCCAGTCAAACCCGG CTTTTCCCAGAAGGGACTGGGCGCCTCCTTCCTTTCCTCGTCCTGATTGGTTCCCTGGAGCTCGACGACCAGCAG ATGTTAGTTATGCAGCCCCAGACTCAGGATACACATGGAGTGAGACGGATACACCTGAGATTACAG CTCGGGATCACAGGCCTGATATCTCAGAATATGAACGCTGGTTTTATAACTTTGGACCGTACC TACCTCGCATCCCAGACTCAGATGGCAACCGTAAAGTACCATTAGATACAACCCATACTAGAG TGGAGCCAGTGGATGCCTGGAAACCTGATGCTAATCCGTATGAATCAG GCTTTAACGTGAGGGAGCAGGAACCTGTTCCTAGAGCACCTGAGCCTGTGTCACAAGGAGATCCAG ATTGTAAGGTGGACCTGGTCTTCCTAATGGATGGGAGCTGGAGTATTGGGAAGAGGCGCTTCAAGATCCAGAAGGACTTCCTATCTGAGGTGGCTCAGACCATCAACGTTGGTGTGGCTGGACCCATGATGGGCCTCATCCAATATGG TGATGACCCTGTGACAGAGATCAGTCTGAAGTCTTACTCCAACTCCAGAGAGGTGAAGTCTGCCATAGAAAAGATTGCACAGAAGGGAGGCCTCTCCAATGTAG GAAAGGCCCTCTCCTACATCAACAAGCACTTCTTCAGCGATGCCAACGGAAACCGTGGAGGGGCTCCTAATGTGGCTGTGGTGCTGGTGGATGGCTGGCCCACAGACAAGGTGGAGGAGGCGTCTCGGCTCGCTCGGGAGTCCggcatcaacatattttttgtcACCATCGAGGGGGCAGATGACAATGAGAAACAAAACCTGGTTGAGACCAACTTTGTTGACAAG GCTGTGTGTCGGACAAATGGCTTCTACTCCCTGCCTGTGTCCAGTTGGTTTGCTTTGAGGAAGGCTGTGCAGCCCCTGGTGAAGAGAGTGTGTGACACAGATCGCCTGTTGTGCAGTAAAACTTGCCTCAATGCCAACGACATTGCCTTTGTGATTGACGGCTCCAGCAGCGTTGGAACTGGCAACTTCCGCACGGTGCTTCAGTTTGTGGCCAACATCACGCGGGAGTTTGAGATCTCTGATACCGACACGCGGGTCGGGGCTGTGCAGTACACATACGAGCAGAGGCTGGAGTTTGGCTTTGGCCAGTACAACAACAAGGCCGAGCTGCTGAACGCCATCAAACGTGTCAACTACTGGAGCGGCGGGACCAGCACCGGTGCTGCCATCACCTACGCTGCAGAGCAGCTCTTCAGCAAATCCAAACCCAACAAACGCAAGATCATGATTGTGATTACAGATGGGCGCTCCTACGATGACGTCAGGGCGCCCTCACTTGCTGTCCATCGCCAAG GTGTGATTGCCTATTCAATTGGCATTGCCTGGGCAGCCCACGATGAGCTGGAGTACATCGCCACAGACCCCGACAAAGAACACTCCTTCTTTGTGGACGAGTTTGACAACCTCTACAAATTTGTACCCAAGATCATCCACAACATCTGCCAGGAGTTCAACTCCCAGCCTAGGAACTGA
- the vit gene encoding vitrin isoform X3 has product MIRASLTGICLALLLSCACWAKPNGSKNKKPKQVVPDIECDVRAGKINLPEFIAKCPAHCKETKQQVYGTGVFASISSICNAAIHSGVLPNTGGKVIVRKMAGQNQYKGSNSHGVRSLSLPKWRESFVVSVGKPKKGVIYPSTLDYVPSRPTYVKTSQKEAKSPAVTTVLPTKTAPEPTTTTTPEPTTTTTTTTTTLAPTTTPPPPTTTKPRAAVHKVRDAGLRRPEAGSAIRRPPSSPVAPAFNRVQPATPERTPTMSQSNPAFPRRDWAPPSFPRPDWFPGARRPADVSYAAPDSGYTWSETDTPEITARDHRPDISEYERWFYNFGPYLPRIPDSDGNRKVPLDTTHTRVEPVDAWKPDANPYESGFNVREQEPVPRAPEPVSQGDPDCKVDLVFLMDGSWSIGKRRFKIQKDFLSEVAQTINVGVAGPMMGLIQYGDDPVTEISLKSYSNSREVKSAIEKIAQKGGLSNVGKALSYINKHFFSDANGNRGGAPNVAVVLVDGWPTDKVEEASRLARESGINIFFVTIEGADDNEKQNLVETNFVDKAVCRTNGFYSLPVSSWFALRKAVQPLVKRVCDTDRLLCSKTCLNANDIAFVIDGSSSVGTGNFRTVLQFVANITREFEISDTDTRVGAVQYTYEQRLEFGFGQYNNKAELLNAIKRVNYWSGGTSTGAAITYAAEQLFSKSKPNKRKIMIVITDGRSYDDVRAPSLAVHRQGVIAYSIGIAWAAHDELEYIATDPDKEHSFFVDEFDNLYKFVPKIIHNICQEFNSQPRN; this is encoded by the exons ATGATCAGAGCATCCCTCACTGGCATCTGCCTCG CGCTCCTCCTGTCCTGTGCTTGCTGGGCCAAGCCTAACGGATCAAAGAACAAGAAGCCAAAGCAAG TTGTTCCAGACATTGAGTGTGATGTAAGAGCAGGAAAGATCAATCTCCCAGAGTTCATAGCCAAATGCCCTGCACACTGTAAGGAGACAAAGCAGCAAGTCTATGGGACTGGCGTGTTCGCCTCCATCTCCAGCATCTGCAATGCAGCCATCCACAG TGGCGTCCTACCTAACACAGGAGGAAAGGTGATAGTGAGGAAGATGGCCGGGCAGAACCAATACAAGGGCAGCAACTCCCATGGGGTGCGCTCTCTGTCTCTACCGAAGTGGAGGGAGTCGTTCGTTGTCTCAG TTGGGAAGCCCAAGAAAGGAGTGATCTACCCATCTACTCTGGACTACGTCCCCTCAAGACCAACCTACGTGAAAACAA GTCAAAAAGAGGCCAAATCCCCTGCTGTTACCACAGTGCTTCCTACAAAAACAGCACCTGAACCcacaacaactacaacacctgaacccaccaccaccaccaccaccaccaccactactcTGGCTCCCACAACTACGCCTCCACCACCCACTACTACCAAGCCTCGGGCTGCTGTCCATAAAGTCAGAGATGCAG GTCTGCGCAGACCAGAAGCAGGTTCAGCTATCAGGAGACCACCATCCTCTCCAGTTGCACCAG CTTTTAACAGGGTTCAGCCGGCTACACCCGAGCGGACTCCAACCATGAGCCAGTCAAACCCGG CTTTTCCCAGAAGGGACTGGGCGCCTCCTTCCTTTCCTCGTCCTGATTGGTTCCCTGGAGCTCGACGACCAGCAG ATGTTAGTTATGCAGCCCCAGACTCAGGATACACATGGAGTGAGACGGATACACCTGAGATTACAG CTCGGGATCACAGGCCTGATATCTCAGAATATGAACGCTGGTTTTATAACTTTGGACCGTACC TACCTCGCATCCCAGACTCAGATGGCAACCGTAAAGTACCATTAGATACAACCCATACTAGAG TGGAGCCAGTGGATGCCTGGAAACCTGATGCTAATCCGTATGAATCAG GCTTTAACGTGAGGGAGCAGGAACCTGTTCCTAGAGCACCTGAGCCTGTGTCACAAGGAGATCCAG ATTGTAAGGTGGACCTGGTCTTCCTAATGGATGGGAGCTGGAGTATTGGGAAGAGGCGCTTCAAGATCCAGAAGGACTTCCTATCTGAGGTGGCTCAGACCATCAACGTTGGTGTGGCTGGACCCATGATGGGCCTCATCCAATATGG TGATGACCCTGTGACAGAGATCAGTCTGAAGTCTTACTCCAACTCCAGAGAGGTGAAGTCTGCCATAGAAAAGATTGCACAGAAGGGAGGCCTCTCCAATGTAG GAAAGGCCCTCTCCTACATCAACAAGCACTTCTTCAGCGATGCCAACGGAAACCGTGGAGGGGCTCCTAATGTGGCTGTGGTGCTGGTGGATGGCTGGCCCACAGACAAGGTGGAGGAGGCGTCTCGGCTCGCTCGGGAGTCCggcatcaacatattttttgtcACCATCGAGGGGGCAGATGACAATGAGAAACAAAACCTGGTTGAGACCAACTTTGTTGACAAG GCTGTGTGTCGGACAAATGGCTTCTACTCCCTGCCTGTGTCCAGTTGGTTTGCTTTGAGGAAGGCTGTGCAGCCCCTGGTGAAGAGAGTGTGTGACACAGATCGCCTGTTGTGCAGTAAAACTTGCCTCAATGCCAACGACATTGCCTTTGTGATTGACGGCTCCAGCAGCGTTGGAACTGGCAACTTCCGCACGGTGCTTCAGTTTGTGGCCAACATCACGCGGGAGTTTGAGATCTCTGATACCGACACGCGGGTCGGGGCTGTGCAGTACACATACGAGCAGAGGCTGGAGTTTGGCTTTGGCCAGTACAACAACAAGGCCGAGCTGCTGAACGCCATCAAACGTGTCAACTACTGGAGCGGCGGGACCAGCACCGGTGCTGCCATCACCTACGCTGCAGAGCAGCTCTTCAGCAAATCCAAACCCAACAAACGCAAGATCATGATTGTGATTACAGATGGGCGCTCCTACGATGACGTCAGGGCGCCCTCACTTGCTGTCCATCGCCAAG GTGTGATTGCCTATTCAATTGGCATTGCCTGGGCAGCCCACGATGAGCTGGAGTACATCGCCACAGACCCCGACAAAGAACACTCCTTCTTTGTGGACGAGTTTGACAACCTCTACAAATTTGTACCCAAGATCATCCACAACATCTGCCAGGAGTTCAACTCCCAGCCTAGGAACTGA
- the vit gene encoding vitrin isoform X2, whose amino-acid sequence MIRASLTGICLALLLSCACWAKPNGSKNKKPKQVVPDIECDVRAGKINLPEFIAKCPAHCKETKQQVYGTGVFASISSICNAAIHSGVLPNTGGKVIVRKMAGQNQYKGSNSHGVRSLSLPKWRESFVVSVGKPKKGVIYPSTLDYVPSRPTYVKTSQKEAKSPAVTTVLPTKTAPEPTTTTTPEPTTTTTTTTTTLAPTTTPPPPTTTKPRAAVHKVRDAGSSHPYLASVATAGSRQSQNGQGKIPSQVFRGAAYPNRFPQRTSAGLRRPEAGSAIRRPPSSPVAPAFNRVQPATPERTPTMSQSNPAFPRRDWAPPSFPRPDWFPGARRPADVSYAAPDSGYTWSETDTPEITVPRIPDSDGNRKVPLDTTHTRVEPVDAWKPDANPYESGFNVREQEPVPRAPEPVSQGDPDCKVDLVFLMDGSWSIGKRRFKIQKDFLSEVAQTINVGVAGPMMGLIQYGDDPVTEISLKSYSNSREVKSAIEKIAQKGGLSNVGKALSYINKHFFSDANGNRGGAPNVAVVLVDGWPTDKVEEASRLARESGINIFFVTIEGADDNEKQNLVETNFVDKAVCRTNGFYSLPVSSWFALRKAVQPLVKRVCDTDRLLCSKTCLNANDIAFVIDGSSSVGTGNFRTVLQFVANITREFEISDTDTRVGAVQYTYEQRLEFGFGQYNNKAELLNAIKRVNYWSGGTSTGAAITYAAEQLFSKSKPNKRKIMIVITDGRSYDDVRAPSLAVHRQGVIAYSIGIAWAAHDELEYIATDPDKEHSFFVDEFDNLYKFVPKIIHNICQEFNSQPRN is encoded by the exons ATGATCAGAGCATCCCTCACTGGCATCTGCCTCG CGCTCCTCCTGTCCTGTGCTTGCTGGGCCAAGCCTAACGGATCAAAGAACAAGAAGCCAAAGCAAG TTGTTCCAGACATTGAGTGTGATGTAAGAGCAGGAAAGATCAATCTCCCAGAGTTCATAGCCAAATGCCCTGCACACTGTAAGGAGACAAAGCAGCAAGTCTATGGGACTGGCGTGTTCGCCTCCATCTCCAGCATCTGCAATGCAGCCATCCACAG TGGCGTCCTACCTAACACAGGAGGAAAGGTGATAGTGAGGAAGATGGCCGGGCAGAACCAATACAAGGGCAGCAACTCCCATGGGGTGCGCTCTCTGTCTCTACCGAAGTGGAGGGAGTCGTTCGTTGTCTCAG TTGGGAAGCCCAAGAAAGGAGTGATCTACCCATCTACTCTGGACTACGTCCCCTCAAGACCAACCTACGTGAAAACAA GTCAAAAAGAGGCCAAATCCCCTGCTGTTACCACAGTGCTTCCTACAAAAACAGCACCTGAACCcacaacaactacaacacctgaacccaccaccaccaccaccaccaccaccactactcTGGCTCCCACAACTACGCCTCCACCACCCACTACTACCAAGCCTCGGGCTGCTGTCCATAAAGTCAGAGATGCAG GCAGCAGTCACCCATACCTTGCCTCTGTGGCAACCGCAGGTTCAA GACAGTCACAGAATGGTCAAGGAAAGATTCCCAGTCAAG TATTCAGAGGAGCTGCCTATCCCAATAGATTCCCACAACGTACCAGTGCAG GTCTGCGCAGACCAGAAGCAGGTTCAGCTATCAGGAGACCACCATCCTCTCCAGTTGCACCAG CTTTTAACAGGGTTCAGCCGGCTACACCCGAGCGGACTCCAACCATGAGCCAGTCAAACCCGG CTTTTCCCAGAAGGGACTGGGCGCCTCCTTCCTTTCCTCGTCCTGATTGGTTCCCTGGAGCTCGACGACCAGCAG ATGTTAGTTATGCAGCCCCAGACTCAGGATACACATGGAGTGAGACGGATACACCTGAGATTACAG TACCTCGCATCCCAGACTCAGATGGCAACCGTAAAGTACCATTAGATACAACCCATACTAGAG TGGAGCCAGTGGATGCCTGGAAACCTGATGCTAATCCGTATGAATCAG GCTTTAACGTGAGGGAGCAGGAACCTGTTCCTAGAGCACCTGAGCCTGTGTCACAAGGAGATCCAG ATTGTAAGGTGGACCTGGTCTTCCTAATGGATGGGAGCTGGAGTATTGGGAAGAGGCGCTTCAAGATCCAGAAGGACTTCCTATCTGAGGTGGCTCAGACCATCAACGTTGGTGTGGCTGGACCCATGATGGGCCTCATCCAATATGG TGATGACCCTGTGACAGAGATCAGTCTGAAGTCTTACTCCAACTCCAGAGAGGTGAAGTCTGCCATAGAAAAGATTGCACAGAAGGGAGGCCTCTCCAATGTAG GAAAGGCCCTCTCCTACATCAACAAGCACTTCTTCAGCGATGCCAACGGAAACCGTGGAGGGGCTCCTAATGTGGCTGTGGTGCTGGTGGATGGCTGGCCCACAGACAAGGTGGAGGAGGCGTCTCGGCTCGCTCGGGAGTCCggcatcaacatattttttgtcACCATCGAGGGGGCAGATGACAATGAGAAACAAAACCTGGTTGAGACCAACTTTGTTGACAAG GCTGTGTGTCGGACAAATGGCTTCTACTCCCTGCCTGTGTCCAGTTGGTTTGCTTTGAGGAAGGCTGTGCAGCCCCTGGTGAAGAGAGTGTGTGACACAGATCGCCTGTTGTGCAGTAAAACTTGCCTCAATGCCAACGACATTGCCTTTGTGATTGACGGCTCCAGCAGCGTTGGAACTGGCAACTTCCGCACGGTGCTTCAGTTTGTGGCCAACATCACGCGGGAGTTTGAGATCTCTGATACCGACACGCGGGTCGGGGCTGTGCAGTACACATACGAGCAGAGGCTGGAGTTTGGCTTTGGCCAGTACAACAACAAGGCCGAGCTGCTGAACGCCATCAAACGTGTCAACTACTGGAGCGGCGGGACCAGCACCGGTGCTGCCATCACCTACGCTGCAGAGCAGCTCTTCAGCAAATCCAAACCCAACAAACGCAAGATCATGATTGTGATTACAGATGGGCGCTCCTACGATGACGTCAGGGCGCCCTCACTTGCTGTCCATCGCCAAG GTGTGATTGCCTATTCAATTGGCATTGCCTGGGCAGCCCACGATGAGCTGGAGTACATCGCCACAGACCCCGACAAAGAACACTCCTTCTTTGTGGACGAGTTTGACAACCTCTACAAATTTGTACCCAAGATCATCCACAACATCTGCCAGGAGTTCAACTCCCAGCCTAGGAACTGA